One segment of Pan paniscus chromosome 20, NHGRI_mPanPan1-v2.0_pri, whole genome shotgun sequence DNA contains the following:
- the ZSCAN22 gene encoding zinc finger and SCAN domain-containing protein 22 isoform X2, translating to MAIPKHSLSPVPWEEDSFLQVKVEEEEEASLSQGGESSHDHIAHSEAARLRFRHFRYEEASGPHEALTHLRALCCQWLQPEAHSKEQILELLVLEQFLGALPPEIQAWVGAQSPKSGEEAAVLVEDLTQDGIQEPSPQRQAASRVTWESQSHQMWSLRPSWEVFPLDPPLSRHVNLRAAQRGLDYQGRSGQSLSPNRSISRKLQGLTRMSPQTSVAVNLVPRGTVLVRGQPSPPKRSLLQKTNLMWWMLMGQSLHTPTQGRGPPSVASAGRCSRVLRRSRHTRRPILGRPHMPAASVGKPSAGALTLPSTRLSTQGRSPMSVRNVGRPSAESPT from the exons ATGGCCATCCCCAAGCACTCCCTGAGCCCAGTGCCGTGGGAAGAGGACAGCTTCCTTCAAGtgaaggtggaggaggaagaggaagccaGCCTCTCCCAGGGCGGAGAATCCAGCCATGACCACATTGCTCACTCTGAGGCTGCACGCCTGCGCTTCCGGCACTTCCGCTATGAGGAGGCATCTGGTCCACACGAGGCCCTGACCCACCTCCGAGCGCTGTGCTGTCAGTGGCTGCAGCCCGAGGCGCACTCCAAGGAGCAGATACTGGAGCTGCTGGTGCTGGAGCAGTTCCTGGGTGCGCTGCCCCCAGAGATCCAAGCCTGGGTGGGAGCCCAGAGTCCCAAGAGCGGAGAGGAAGCCGCTGTGCTGGTGGAGGATCTGACTCAG GATGGGATCCAGGAGCCGAGCCCACAGAGGCAAGCTGCAAGCAGAGTGACCTGGGAGAGTCAGAGCCATCAAATGTGGTCACTGAGACCCTCATGGGAGGTGTTTCCCTTGGACCCGCCTTTGTCAAGGCATGTGAACCTGAGGGCAGCTCAGAGAGGTCTGGACTATCAGGGGAGATCTGGACAAAGTCTGTCACCCAACAGATCCATTTCAAGAAAACTCCAGGGCCTTACAAGGATGTCCCCACAGACCAGCGTGGCCGTGAATCTGGTGCCTCGAGGAACAGTTCTAGTGCGTGGCCAACCCTCACCTCCCAAGAGAAGCCTCCTTCAGAAGACAAATTTGATGTGGTGGATGCTTATGGGACAGAGCCTCCATACACCTACTCAGGGAAGAGGCCCTCCCAGTGTCGCGAGTGCAGGAAGATGTTCCAGAGTGCTTCGGCGCTCGAGGCACACCAGAAGACCCATTCTCGGAAGACCCCATATGCCTGCAGcgagtgtgggaaagccttcagccGGAGCACTCACCTTGCCCAGCACCAGGTTGTCCACACAGGGGCGAAGCCCCATgagtgtaaggaatgtgggaaggccttcagcCGAGTCACCCACCTGA
- the ZSCAN22 gene encoding zinc finger and SCAN domain-containing protein 22 isoform X1 gives MAIPKHSLSPVPWEEDSFLQVKVEEEEEASLSQGGESSHDHIAHSEAARLRFRHFRYEEASGPHEALTHLRALCCQWLQPEAHSKEQILELLVLEQFLGALPPEIQAWVGAQSPKSGEEAAVLVEDLTQVLDKRGWDPGAEPTEASCKQSDLGESEPSNVVTETLMGGVSLGPAFVKACEPEGSSERSGLSGEIWTKSVTQQIHFKKTPGPYKDVPTDQRGRESGASRNSSSAWPTLTSQEKPPSEDKFDVVDAYGTEPPYTYSGKRPSQCRECRKMFQSASALEAHQKTHSRKTPYACSECGKAFSRSTHLAQHQVVHTGAKPHECKECGKAFSRVTHLTQHQRIHTGEKPYKCGECGKTFSRSTHLTQHQRVHTGERPYECDACGKAFSQSTHLTQHQRIHTGEKPYKCDACGRAFSDCSALIRHLRIHSGEKPYQCKVCPKAFAQSSSLIEHQRIHTGEKPYKCSDCGKAFSRSSALMVHLRIHITVLQ, from the exons ATGGCCATCCCCAAGCACTCCCTGAGCCCAGTGCCGTGGGAAGAGGACAGCTTCCTTCAAGtgaaggtggaggaggaagaggaagccaGCCTCTCCCAGGGCGGAGAATCCAGCCATGACCACATTGCTCACTCTGAGGCTGCACGCCTGCGCTTCCGGCACTTCCGCTATGAGGAGGCATCTGGTCCACACGAGGCCCTGACCCACCTCCGAGCGCTGTGCTGTCAGTGGCTGCAGCCCGAGGCGCACTCCAAGGAGCAGATACTGGAGCTGCTGGTGCTGGAGCAGTTCCTGGGTGCGCTGCCCCCAGAGATCCAAGCCTGGGTGGGAGCCCAGAGTCCCAAGAGCGGAGAGGAAGCCGCTGTGCTGGTGGAGGATCTGACTCAGGTGCTGGACAAGAGAG GATGGGATCCAGGAGCCGAGCCCACAGAGGCAAGCTGCAAGCAGAGTGACCTGGGAGAGTCAGAGCCATCAAATGTGGTCACTGAGACCCTCATGGGAGGTGTTTCCCTTGGACCCGCCTTTGTCAAGGCATGTGAACCTGAGGGCAGCTCAGAGAGGTCTGGACTATCAGGGGAGATCTGGACAAAGTCTGTCACCCAACAGATCCATTTCAAGAAAACTCCAGGGCCTTACAAGGATGTCCCCACAGACCAGCGTGGCCGTGAATCTGGTGCCTCGAGGAACAGTTCTAGTGCGTGGCCAACCCTCACCTCCCAAGAGAAGCCTCCTTCAGAAGACAAATTTGATGTGGTGGATGCTTATGGGACAGAGCCTCCATACACCTACTCAGGGAAGAGGCCCTCCCAGTGTCGCGAGTGCAGGAAGATGTTCCAGAGTGCTTCGGCGCTCGAGGCACACCAGAAGACCCATTCTCGGAAGACCCCATATGCCTGCAGcgagtgtgggaaagccttcagccGGAGCACTCACCTTGCCCAGCACCAGGTTGTCCACACAGGGGCGAAGCCCCATgagtgtaaggaatgtgggaaggccttcagcCGAGTCACCCACCTGACTCAGCACCAAAggattcatactggagagaaaccctacaaatgtgggGAATGTGGTAAAACCTTCAGCCGCAGCACTCACCTCACCCAGCACCAGCGGGTGCACACGGGGGAGCGGCCCTACGAGTGTGACGCGTGTGGGAAGGCCTTCAGCCAGAGCACGCACCTGACTCAGCACCAGCGCATCCACACCGGGGAGAAGCCCTACAAGTGTGACGCGTGTGGCCGAGCCTTCAGCGACTGCTCAGCCCTGATCCGACATCTGAGAATCCACTCTGGAGAGAAGCCATATCAGTGTAAGGTTTGTCCGAAGGCCTTCGCACAGAGCTCCTCCCTCATTGAGCACCAGAGGATCCACACGGGAGAGAAGCCTTACAAGTGCAGCGACTGTGGGAAGGCCTTCAGCCGTAGCTCAGCCCTGATGGTTCACTTGCGGATCCACATCACGGTGCTGCAGTGA